CAGGCAATAACGCCAATAACAGGACGACGCTCAACCATGGCCGATATCCAATCTGATCCCCGCGCAGAGGCCTCCCTAAACGCTGAAGCACCTGCTAGATTACCGCTATGACATACAAAAATCGCGTCGGACAGATATGAGTAACGAAACGAACGAAAACGCAGACATCGTCAGCTGGCTCGATGCGAATCCGCAGATTGAGGTGCTTCACACAGCGGTCTGCGACCTTAATGGCATTATGCGCGGCAAGCGCATTCCCATCGATCAGGCGCGACGCATTGCCGATAACGGCATCCGCATGCCGCTCTCCATCGTCGGGGTGGACGTGTGGGGCGAGGATATTGTGGGCAATCCCATGGTGTTTTCCAGTGGTGACGCCGACGGCATCTGCAGCCCTACCGGGCGCGGCGCGCTGCCGATCAACTGGACGACCCGTCCCAGTGCGATGATCCCGCTCTGGCTGTTTCAGGATGCGCGCACGCCGTTTCTGGGCGATCCGCGTCAGGCACTGGCCAGTGTAGTGCGGCGCTTTGCCGAACACGGGCTGACCCCCGTGGTGGCAACCGAACTCGAATTCTATCTGGTGGACCCCGAGGCCGACAGCGCCCGACCGCCGATCTCGCCCTATACCGGCAAACGCCTGGATTCGGACGCGATCCTGTCGCTCGACGAACTGGAAGATTTCGGCGAGTTCTTCCGCGACGTCTATCTGCAGTGCGAACAGCAGAACGTGCCCGCCGATACGGCCGTGGCGGAAAACGGTATCGGGCAGTTCGAAATCAACCTGCTGCACAGCGCCGATGCGCTCAAGGCCGCCGACGACGCCGTGCTGTTCAAGCGCATCGTCAAGGGTGTGGCGCGCAAGCACAATCTGGTCGCCACCTTCATGGCCAAGCCTTATGGCGGCCGCTCGGGCAATGGCTTCCACGTGCATTTCAGCCTTAATGATACGGCTGGCAACAACGTGTTCGATGATGGCAGCGAAGAAGGCTCGGACGTGATGCTGCACGCTGTGGGTGGGCTGCTGTCGGGCATGGCGGAATCCACCCTGCTGTTTGCGCCGCACTTCAACTCCTATCGCCGCCTGCGCCCCGACACCCACGCGCCCAGCGCAGTGTCGTGGGGCTATGAGAACCGCACCACCGCGGTACGCATTCCGGGCGGCAACCCCAAGGCCCGCCGCATCGAGCACCGCGTCTCGGGCGCTGATGCCAATCCCTATCTGGTGCTGGCCGGCATTCTGGGCGCTGCCCTGGTGGGTATCGAAGATGAAATGAAGCCACCCAAGCCCTTCAAGGGCCGGGCCTATTCGGAACGCCTGCCTAAGCTACCCGCAGACTGGGCCTCGGCGGTTAACGCCTTTGAAGACGGCGACATGATCCAGCGCATTTTCGATCCGATGCTGCATTCAATGTTCGTTGCCTGCAAACGTCAGGAAATTGCCGGCTTTGCCTCGCAGGTCACCGACCTCGAGTTCAGCGCCTATCTGGAGATCGTGTGATGGCACCAAAGAGCTATGCCGGCGATGGCAGTTACCCGCCGAGCTATTACGCCGCATCGCGCGCCATCACGCGCACGCCCGTGCAGCTTGAAGGCGATGTGCAGGCCGATATCTGTGTGGTGGGCGCAGGTTATTCGGGACTGTCGGCCGCCCTGCATCTGGCCGAACAGGGCTTCAAAGTCGTCGTGGTCGAAGGCGCCAGCGTCGGCTGGGGTGCCTCGGGCCGCAATGGCGGTCAGGTGGTCAATGGGCTGAATGCAAGT
The DNA window shown above is from Devosia litorisediminis and carries:
- a CDS encoding glutamine synthetase family protein, coding for MSNETNENADIVSWLDANPQIEVLHTAVCDLNGIMRGKRIPIDQARRIADNGIRMPLSIVGVDVWGEDIVGNPMVFSSGDADGICSPTGRGALPINWTTRPSAMIPLWLFQDARTPFLGDPRQALASVVRRFAEHGLTPVVATELEFYLVDPEADSARPPISPYTGKRLDSDAILSLDELEDFGEFFRDVYLQCEQQNVPADTAVAENGIGQFEINLLHSADALKAADDAVLFKRIVKGVARKHNLVATFMAKPYGGRSGNGFHVHFSLNDTAGNNVFDDGSEEGSDVMLHAVGGLLSGMAESTLLFAPHFNSYRRLRPDTHAPSAVSWGYENRTTAVRIPGGNPKARRIEHRVSGADANPYLVLAGILGAALVGIEDEMKPPKPFKGRAYSERLPKLPADWASAVNAFEDGDMIQRIFDPMLHSMFVACKRQEIAGFASQVTDLEFSAYLEIV